In Nostoc piscinale CENA21, the genomic stretch TGACTGCCACTAGCAATACAATCATTACTAATAAAGGTCATACAAGATATTTTGCTAACATTTAAAGTACTGGTATGAGCATAACTATGATTAATTTTTATAACCTTGATATTTTCATCTCCTCCAATTGCTAAAGTATTCCCATCAGGACTAAAAGCTACTGATAATATACGTTTTGTTTCATTTATTTCATAAATAAGGTTAGGCTCCGTCTTATTATCTGATGAGGTGTTAGTTGTAATTTCATACACCCTGACACTACCATCTTCTGCTCCCCAAGCTAACATTTCTTTTTCTTTATTAGGTTGGTTATCTTTCCTAAAAGCAACTGACCAAATCTGACTTTTTCTTTCATTATGAAAAAAACATAGTTCTAAAGTCTTTGTATTATGAACTCGAATTGAACCATGAGCATCACCTGTAGCAAAATAACTACCATCAGCATTAAAAGCAATGGAATGAATGCAACCTAATGGTTGAGAAAATTTAGAGTTTTTCAGGTCAGAATCCCTAAAATCTACTCCTGTTAAAATAGCTTCTGTTAAATCAGCATTCCAAATTGCAATATTTGATAGATCAAAGTAACTAAAATTTTTCTTTATGTTGAGTTTAATTAATAAATTTAAAATATTGCCAACCGCATACTTTTCTGATAATTGTTCATCATTCTCATCTTTTTGTAAATTCTTAATTATATTGATTAGATAATCAGCAAGCGTTAATCCATCTCTTTGAATTAGAGTTTGCAATCTCTTTTTAAGAGAATCTAAATCATCTAAATTTAAATGTTCTAGTATTTTCAAAATCGAATAATTTTTTAAGATATTTAATCTCTTTTCTTTAATTTCTTCAAGAATAACATTAATAATTATTTCCGAAAAATAATTAAAGAATTTTTCCGTTAAAACAAATGCAGTTTGATAACTATATTCTTGTGCAAAAATTAATTCTTCTTGTACTAAACTACCTATTATTATTAAATCATCTTTGCTAATATCTTGTTTATGAGTAGCCTCAAGTCCAATTTGATAAACTATGTGCTTTGCCTGATCATTTAATTTCTCGAAGCATTCTAATAAATCATCATAGATAATTTTGCAAATGTGAGCTTGAAATTCCTCTCGTTCTTTATCACATACATTTTCACCACATACAGTTGTTCTTTTTTTACCAAATACAATTTCTGCATTACCAAATTTTTCTTTTATTTCTGATGAAAAGGATTTATATGTTTCTACGTCAACAATAAAGCATTTTCCAGGTTCTGCATTTGCTTCTAACCGATAAGCAGTGATGATACTGTAACCTGTCAAACTCTCTCCATCATAGTTCATCACAAATTCGCCAGTTGCAGCACCGATGCGGAACAATCTTTTTGTAAATTTTTTGTTTGTGCCAACGTTATGTAATTTAGTTTTCCTATGAACAGCTTCGGCAAATTTATAAGCATCATTAGCATCATCGAAGAAAATAACACGATTATCTCCTTTTTTGTCGTAAATTTTATATTCAGTAGTACCTATTTCTGTTAAACTATCATCAATAAAACTCTGAATCTCCTCGTTGAGAGTTGGCACATAATTTAAGCCCCAATCTTGTTGCAAATTTTTTACCATATCACTGTATTCAAAAAGGTCAATTTCAACTACGGTTTTTTTAACAGATTTGTTCATGGTTTATTAGGAAAATAATAGTAGGTTTTGGGGTCGAGTATTTTTCTCAAAATTCTATTTATAATGTTCTATAAATTGCTAGGCTAACTAAAAGTAAACAAGGAATCATTAAAATAGAGATAATTAAAAGGTAAACTGCATAGGTGAATATTCTAAATTTTAGAAACGTAATTCTAGCATTAATAGTAATTTGGCTGGCTATATCTTTGTATTCTTTTTTAAAAGGATCAAGCATAGTGTTGTCAAAATAATAATTATTTAATGCTGCTAATAACCTTTGAGAGTTATATTTTTGTAAATCGCCAAAAAAATAAAAGTTATCTGTATCTTTAATTGCAGATGTAGAATTTCTTTCAGGCATTGTTTGTACCCATAGCAGCCGCTCTAAATTCGTTTTAGGAATAAATGAAAGCGAACAGATTAGGGCAGAAATGCAAAGCAGAGATGTTGTTAATAATAATCCAATACGTAAGGAGTTTGGAAGTGTTTCTACTGTAGCTAAAACGGTGATGGTTGCGGTCATCCCAGCACCCGAAAAAGCAAGTAAAACAGCATTCTTGGCTTCTGCAAATTTTAGCCACTCATTAACATTCTGAAAAATAACTAGTAGTTTATTGGTAATTTCATCCATAAAATATTTGCTTGTTTAATTTATTGATTATATTTATAGGATTATGTTTTATGTCTATAGTTAAAATGACCTACAAATGATTTATTTATATATAGCAATCTCATTTGATTTACGAACTTACTATTCAAGAGAAGAAACAGGACAAAGAGGTGTTTGTATATCTTATGCAGATTACTATATTGATGACAAATTTTGCAGAAGTGTTAAAAAACACTCCACAGATGCTAAGAGCTATAGAATAGCCATAACTGAACTGTATTTATTTGATATTCAAGAAACACGTAATAAATAGCATTATAAACTATAAATCTCGAAATCATGTTGCAATCAACAAGAGCAATAGTAGTAAATCTGTGATTTTTAAGCGATATTTAAAAAATATGAAAAAATATGAAAATTCAAGAAAAAAATTTGTATTTTGCATTGTAGAAAAGTTGCGAAAAATTCACAAATCTCAAATACTATAAGAAACAAGATAATATATTCTAAAAAGAATCTTTAATTTTTTACATATTTATAGAGAAGCAAAATTTTGCTTCTCTACCAATCAAATCTTGTCAACGACTAAACCATTTAACTCACGTCAACATTATTCAACGAAAAGGCATCTTCACCTCGACCAATAGCAAAGCGCAAGGAACTAGTGAGATTTTTGTTGGATAAGGTGAGGAAAATTAGTAGTGCTAAAAAAGTGAGTGCAGCACTATAACCAAACATATTACGATAGCCAACAAACTCACTGACATAGCCAAAAATCGGAGCCGCGATCGCAATTCCTAAATCCAATCCAGCCAGACAAATAGCAAAAATTCGCCCCCGTTCTTGGGGTAGTGAACGGTCTGCCATCATGGTAGCCATCATCGAAAATATTGTTCCACCACCGCAACCTTCAGCGATCGCAGAGATTAAGAAAGCATTGGTGCTGTTAGCTTGCCATAATAATGCACAAGCTAAAGTATAAGCCGCAATCCCAAAGGTAATAAACAAACCGCGACCGAAGCGATCGCTGGCTCGACCAGCCAACACTCTGATGATAAAACTAGAGATGGCTGAAACTGTAAAAAACCAACCACCATTAAAATTTACTTCCGTAGATTTAATAAATAACGACACAAAGATATGCACAGCACCGATAGATGTACCCACTAGCAACATCACTACAGCCGGAACTTTCACCCTTGAACTAGTCAATATTTGCCAAAAATTAATGTTTTGGCGTTCCAATTGGGATTGTGCATTGAATGGTGGATTGATGACTTGTGATGCACATAATAGTCCAATGACTGCGATGGTGGCTGTAAACAAAAATAAACGTGCGTAGCCAGAAGTTTCTTGTAAATATCCACCAATTGCTGGCCCAATGGCTAAACCAATGGGGCCAGTTAAACTCATATAACTAATAACTTCACCACGAATAGCCATAGGTGCTAAATCAGCCACCAAAGCACTGTAGCCAGTGCTAAATGCTGCAATGCTAATTCCATGAAAAATCCGTAGGAAGAATAATATAGGAATGGACGTAAATACTAAATAACCAAAAGGTGCGATCGCCGCTACTGTGAGTCCAATCAATAAAACCAGTTTACGCCCACGCTGATCGGCTAGTTTGCCCAGCATCGGACGAAACAGCAATAACCCAATGGCAAAGCCACCCATAACTATGCCAATTTCTTGCTTACTACCACCTACATCTTGAATGTATAGCGGTAGCGTCGGTAAAAAAGCAGCAGTGCTTGACCAGAATAACAAACCTGCTGTAAACAAAATCAGCAGGTTGCGCCGGAGTTCGGCATTAAATGTATTAAAGGCTTTCAAGGGAGATGCAAAGAACACTAACTATTATTGTTCTAATATTTTTACGTGAGTTAAAATTTTTTTGCCACCACTTCCCGTATCCGATCAGATATCAAAGCACATTAATACAAGCATGATAGTATTAAAGCAGAAGCAAGTAGGTTGGGTGAAGGCGCATAGAGATAGTGAAGACAAAACAGTAAATCCATATCGTGCCTTCACCCAACACCAAATCATGTTTTTTAGATGAGTTCTTCTATAAAGAAAATAATTGCAGCGTTAATTTTATTCAGCATTATGCGAACACTACATCTTCATAAAGTTCCGCCATTGTTGCCTCAAAATTAATACTTTTGAGTTGAAAAGTTTTGTCTTGGAATGTGTATGTCTGTAGAACCCAAAAACCATCATCATTCAACCGAAAACATTCAATTCGCTGACGTTTCGTATTAATTAAAATATATTCTTTTAAGCTTTCTATTGCTTGATAATCAGCGAATTTATCGCCTCTGTCAAATGCTTCAGTCAAGTCAGATAAAACTTCAACAATTAAACAGGGAAATCTTTTATATACAGGTGTTTCTTTGTCTCTGGAATCGCCAGTTACCATGACATCAGGATAGTAATATCGATTCAAAGATTCAATTCGAGCTTTCATGTCAGCAATGTAAACCCGGCAACCAGAACCGCGCACATGATTTCGCAAAAGTGTGGCAAGATTGAGAGCAACAGTAATATGAGGATCACTGGCTCCAGCCATTGTGTAAATGTAGCCATCGATATACTCGTGTTTAATGGAGCTTGTTTCCTCCATTTGTAAGTATTCTTCAGGTGAAATGTAATTAGGTGAGGCTATCATAATCAGTTAAAAGGTAAAAAGAAAAGCCTACTATAGCCGTCCTATTTGATATGTGAACAACAGAGACAAGGGAGAAAGATGTTTGTAAATCATTTAGGATTACTATATTAACTTTAATTACCTATTAATCAAGTAGGGTTATTTTTATTTTCAACTACTTCCCGCACTCGATAAATAGGTCGCCCTTGAGATTCATGGTAGGTACGCATCAGCAACTCTGCCAACAGACCAAAGCAAAATAGTTGTACACCAGTTACTAATAACAATACCGCCAAAATCAACAACGGGCGATTGCCAATCATTTCACCCATTGCTAACTTCAGAAAAGTTAAATACATTCCTATTCCCACACCCAAAACCATTGAACTCAAACCCAATAACCCAAAAACGTGCATTGGGCGGGTGAGGAATTTTTTCATAAACAAAATAGTTAACAAATCCATCAACACGCGAAAAGTCCGGGATATACCGTACTTACTCCGACCAAATCGTCTGGCGTGGTGACGTACAGGCATTTCGGTAATTCTTGCCCCTTCAATATATGCCAGTGCTGGCAAAAATCGGTGCAGTTCGCCGTAGAGATTCATATCTGCTACCAATTCTGAGCGATAGGCTTTGAGGGAACAGCCATAGTCATGAATATAAACGCTAGTAGTACGACGAATCAGCCAGTTCGCAATTTTAGAAGGAAGTAAACGATTTACCGCACCATCTTGCCGTTTTTGCCGCCAACCGCTAACTAAATCATAGCCTTCATCCAACTTAGCTAATAACATCGGGATATCAGCCGGATCATTTTGCAAGTCAGCATCTAAAGTGACAACGGCTTTACCCACCGCATAGTTAAACCCAGCAGACATCGCTGCGGTTTGTCCGTAATTGCGCCGCAGAATTACCGCCTTTAAATCACTGCGAATTTGCGCTTGTTGTTTGAGAAATTCTGCCGAACCATCTGTAGAACCATCATCAACACAGATGATTTCATAACTAATTTGACTATCAGATAAAGTAGATGCGATCGCCTCGATTAAATGTGGTAAACTCTCTACCTCATCACGCACCGGCACCACCACCGACACCGCAGGTACATTTGCAGAAATCGCCTGATTTTCCTCACTCATTCTCTCTGGAATCAACCCACTCCTCATAACTCTCTGCGTCCTCAGCGCCTCTGTGGTTCGTAACTTTGCACAACTCGGCCAGCACCGCGTAGTTGCTGATAATATGACCGACTCACCGCATCTCCCTGTTCCGAGAGAATATCAATTCCTATACCATTACGTCCTTGTGCTTTACCTGAACTATGGATATAAGCACCATCGCCTAAATACAGTCCGACATGGGTAGCTTTTTCTGGTGTGCCGAAAAATATTAAATCCCCTGGTTCTAATTCCGTTAACTTAACTGGTTGGACAAAAGCTTCTTGCTGATAAGCGTCTCTTGGTAGCCAAATTCCCACCGAGACAAACGCCGCCTGCATCAAGCCGGAACAGTCATAATTTGGCCCCACTGTCCCACCCCAAAGATACTCATTAGATTGCTCCATAGCTTTTTGGGTGAAAGCAATCACCTGGGGAAGTAATTTTTTAATTTCAGTTTCCGCCCATGTTGTAGCTTGATACTGTACAGTAGCAGGTTGTAATAAACCCAAATCTGCCAACGCCACCCAGCCTGGATAATCATCCTCACATAAATACACCTCTACTGCTTGCCCTTGATGATTTGATGTTACCTGTAAATGTCGCCCAACAGCAGCTTGAGTTGCCAAACGCGTACACTCAGGAGAATCATATAAGTTGAGGTTAGCGAGACACTGATATTCAGATGCGGTGAAATTGAGGATTTGGGATTCTGAATTAGAGAGCATTATTCAATGGTTTTCTTTAGAAAAGACGAACAACTAGAAAATTTGGGTAATGGCATTTTAGAAGCAACTTGGGCAACATTTCCGACATTAGCCCAAAATCAAATTGCTTTGACTTGGATTGTCTATGATCCGCCAGCACCTGTAAATACTGGTGGCGCTTTAACTCCCGATGCCTTTTGGAATCACCCAGTCCGTGGTTTTACGTATCGCGGTGTAGAACGGATTTATCCCGCGAGTGTGGTTAAGTTATTTTACTTGGTAGCAGTGAATGAATGGTTAGAAAAAGGCATGATCCAAACCTCGAAGGAATTGGAGCGAGCCTTGGGCGATATGATAATTGATTCTAGTAATGATGCAACAAGTTTAGTTGTAGATATTTTGACTGGTACTACTTCCGGGCCAGAGTTACCACCAGGGCCTTTTGAAACTTGGAAGCAACAACGCCATATTGTTAACCGCTACTACCAGTCTTTGGGTTGGGAAGAAATGGAGACAATAAATGTTTGTCAAAAAACTTGGGGTGATGGCCCTTATGGCCGGGAACGCGCCTTTTATGGGGAGATGTTTGATAATCGCAATATGTTGACGACCCATGCGATCGCGCGTTTACTACATAGTATCGTGGGTGGGGTTGCAGTTTCGAGTGGGCGATCGCAAGCCATGATGAATCTACTCAAACGCAGTACCAACCCCGAAGATTTACCTAAAGATGTTGAAGAAGACCAAATCACAGGCTTTATCGGTGGTGGTTTACCGCAAAATTCTCAAATTTGGTCAAAAGCGGGTTGGACAAGTCAGGTTCGTCACGATGCAGCGTATATCGAAATTCCTGAACAACGTCCTTATTTACTAGTTGTGTTTACTGAAGGTAAAGCCAACGCCAAAAGCCGCGAAATTCTCCCCTTTGTCTCAAAACTAATTGCCGAAGCCATTAGCAATCTTTAAAGTTTCTAGCAGCCTTGAATTAATCACCAACCATTCATTCCCTACTCCCCATTTCCTAAAACTTAATTTTTTCATATCTCGCCTCCACTACCTACGTCGTTTTCAGGATGTAGGAAATAAATTTGTGAGTTAAAGTCTAGCCATTGCCGAATTTTGCGGAGTATAACCGTAAAATTCAGGATTTTGACGGCAATATTCTGTTAGGAGTGAATGTGAAAACTATTTTTCTGCGTCAAGGTGTTGTTTTATTACCGGGGTTAGTTACTTTTGCAGTTTTGAGTTGGAGTTTTTCTGCTAACGCCCAGACAGTAGACAAGGCAAATCCTCAGCCGTTGACGGATTCTTCTATTACCTTATCCCAACAATTTCCCAGTACTTACACCCAGGAATCTTCGAGTCCAGTCCTCACACCGATTCCGGGAACAGTCACCACCTCATCCACAGCCTTGATTCCTCAGCCTGTTGAAGCCAATACTCAACCTCCAGGTGTTCCAGAAGTTGCCCAATCAAATGTTGTGAATGTTGGTAGACCGACTCGTGGCGGTAGAAGTTACATTGGTGTTGGCGCTAACATTGGCTTAAGTGGGGGCGAGACATCTTTAGGTGATGGTAACTTCGCCGTTCTGAGTAAGGTGGGATTTACAAATGCCATTTCTATCAGACCTTCAGCCATATTTGGTGACAACACCACAATTTTGATTCCTGTCACCTATGACTTTTCTCTGCAAAAAGACGAATTTACTGAGCCTTTACCCATCGCTCCCTATGTAGGAGTTGGTGCAGCTATTAACACGGGTGATAATTCACAAGTTGCTTTCTTAGTAGCTGGTGGGATTGATGTACCCCTCAACGCTCAATTTACAGCCACAGCATCTGTCAACGCCGGATTTTTTGATCAAACCGATGTAGGTTTGTTGGTAGGAGTTGGTTATAATTTCAGCGGTTTTTAGAAAATAGAGGCTAGTAGTTTACCAACGCAATATTGCTGTGTAGACCTAGCAGGGGGCAGGGTGCAAGGGGGAGAATCTTTCTCCTCCGCCCCCTTGCACCCTGCTCCGAAGCCATTCTTACTTAGGCGTAACTTTATCAATCACGCTGATTTTGCCGTCATCTCCTACAGTCCAAACATCATACACACCAAGGACATCACCATTTTCGTCAACATCTACGTTACCGCTTGCGCCTTGGTAATTGATCGTTTTACCTTCTTTGAGTAACTTTAACCCTTCACAAACATCAGTAACTTCTGTACCAGAGCCAGCCGCAACTTCTCGGATTTTACTGGAAATGCCCACACCTGTGTTGTCTTTAGCGGCTTGTGCTGCTAAGACTAGCAATGCAGCTGCATCCCAGGCTTGGGGTGCATATTCTCCCGGTGAACCACCTTTTTTCTCTTTCCACAACTTGTTAAAGGCTTCTAAGGCTTTACCATCAGAACCCGGTACTGTCCCTAATGCCCCGGTTAAGATAAATTTGCTATCACTACCTTTACCTACTTGTTCAGGGAAGGTAGGTGATTTCACGCCATCGGTAAGCAGAACTTGTACGCCTTTCATCAAACCTTGTTGATAAGCTGCTTTCAAAAGTAAACTACCTGTTTCAGCGTAGAGTACGGCAACTACTGCATCTGGCTTACCTGCAAATGCCGCCGCCGCTTCAGTATCAAAGGTTTGGGCTTTGGGGTCATAACGAACTGGGTTATTTTTATTAACTACTGTGCCGCCTAATTTTTCAAAAGTTTCGACAAAAGCTTTTTCAAAACCCACACCGTAATCGTTGTTAATTACAACTGTGGAAACACGTTTAAAACCTTTTTTATTAGCTAACTGAGCTAATGCTAATGCTTGATAAGTATCGGGGGGTGCAGTCCGCGCCCAAAAGCCTTTAAATTCGCCTTTTTTCGCTTTCTCCGTAAATACGGGACTGGTGCTACCAGGAGATATCAGCATGACTTTATTAGGTACAGCAACGGAAACTGCTGCTGTGGAAACACTACTCGCAAAGGAACCAACTACACCTGCTACTTTATCTAGTGTTGCCAGTTTGGTCATACCAGCCGCACCTGCTTTGGGGTCGGTTTGGTCATCTACTTGTACGAGTGAGACGTTTTTACCATTGACTCCACCACAGGCGTTAACGGTATCAACTAGCAATGGTACAGAACCTACCATCTGCTGTCCGATGGAAGCTAAGTCACCAGTTGTAGGTAATAGAGTACCAATTTTTAATCCGTCAGTACTGCTGGTGGTAGTTGAGTTAGCAGATGGGCTGGTAGTAGTAGTGCTATTGTTGGCATTATCACAAGCTGCCATCAAAAAGCCTATGGCTATGGTAGCTACACTCAAGGCTAGGGCAGTAGTAATTCTTGGCATAATTTACTTTCACTCCTCTGAAATGCGGGAGCCTGAAAGTCAGATTCAAAACTATGTTTCAGATAGCTCAATCTTAACAGACTCCAAATGTTAAATAATAACATCCACCATGAGGAGTGTCTGTGTTAGCTCTGACATTAATATTAATATTTGTTTAATACTTCGCAGTACTAAGTGCAGTTTACTGCCGAAAACGGAGAGGGAGGGATTCGAACCCTCGGTACGGAGTTGCCTGCCGTACAACAGATTAGCAATCTGCCGCTTTCGACCACTCAGCCACCTCTCCAGGGTCACGAATATTTATGATAGCAGATTTTTTGGTAAAGTCAAACAATTTTTATGAGGCAGGAGGCAGGAGGTAAAACATTACTGTTCCTAATATTTAAGCTCTTAAAATTTCCTAATCTATGTGAATATAGCTATATAGTCAATAGTTATGAGAGCAACTATTAACCATTGAATGGAAGGGCTGAAAGAAACCAAACTAAGCGAATAACAATTAGCTAGGCTAAAAGCCTCTTCACTTCTGCCTCCTGCCTTCTGCCTTCTGCCTTACCTTAACGAGAAATACTCACGCCAACTAGTTATAGTACTTGCGATCGCATCCAAGCCAAGGGTAAGGTGCGGAATTTTTTCAATTGCGGCACATAAGCCCGTTGGCTGAACACATCATAATCATTGCGTTCAATTGCATCTAAAATCTGTCCATAGAGCATAGAAGCTGCCCACACTGGCCAACGGGCATCAGGTGATAAATGGCTAATACCTTCTTCGGCTTTGGTATAGAATTGCCTCGCCCGGTCAATTTGAAATTGCATTAAGGCACGCCAACGGTCATCTACTACACCTTGAAAGAATTCTAGCTCGGTGTAGTTAAATCGCGCTAAGTCTTCTAGGGGTATGTATATGCGTCCGCGTCGAGTATCTTCGCCCACATCCCGCAGAATGTTGGTGAGTTGATTGGCAATGCCGAGGGCGATCGCTTCTTCTGTAGGTATATACTGTGGTTTTTTCTGATTCCAAGGTGCTGTATTAGCTTCAGTATCTACACCCATAATGGCTGTTGACATCAACCCCACAGTCCCTGCCACACGATAACAGTAGAGGTACAATTCCTCAAATGTTTCGTAGCGGCTGCGGTATAAGTCCATACGCTGGCCAGCAATCATATCCCGAAAGGGCTGAATGTCGAGGGGAAACTTTTGTAAACTATCCACCAAAGCGACATCGTAATTTTCCTGTGGGTGTCCTGCAAAAATCGATTCTAATTGCTGCTCCCATAGGTCTAGGGTTTCTGGCGTGGTGATGGCAGATGCAGGCCCATCTACTAATTCGTCTGTACGGCGACACCAAGCGTAAATTGCCCAAACAGCTTGGCGCTTTGCCGGACTCATCAGCAAAGTACCAAGGTAAAAGGTTTTGGCATACTTGGCTGTAAGTTGCCGACAAAGTTTATATGACTCGTCTACAGAGACCAGCGTTTTCATGCGCGGGGGGGAATCAGGCAGTTGCAGCATT encodes the following:
- a CDS encoding pentapeptide repeat-containing protein codes for the protein MNKSVKKTVVEIDLFEYSDMVKNLQQDWGLNYVPTLNEEIQSFIDDSLTEIGTTEYKIYDKKGDNRVIFFDDANDAYKFAEAVHRKTKLHNVGTNKKFTKRLFRIGAATGEFVMNYDGESLTGYSIITAYRLEANAEPGKCFIVDVETYKSFSSEIKEKFGNAEIVFGKKRTTVCGENVCDKEREEFQAHICKIIYDDLLECFEKLNDQAKHIVYQIGLEATHKQDISKDDLIIIGSLVQEELIFAQEYSYQTAFVLTEKFFNYFSEIIINVILEEIKEKRLNILKNYSILKILEHLNLDDLDSLKKRLQTLIQRDGLTLADYLINIIKNLQKDENDEQLSEKYAVGNILNLLIKLNIKKNFSYFDLSNIAIWNADLTEAILTGVDFRDSDLKNSKFSQPLGCIHSIAFNADGSYFATGDAHGSIRVHNTKTLELCFFHNERKSQIWSVAFRKDNQPNKEKEMLAWGAEDGSVRVYEITTNTSSDNKTEPNLIYEINETKRILSVAFSPDGNTLAIGGDENIKVIKINHSYAHTSTLNVSKISCMTFISNDCIASGSQDGHIRLSHIEQRNRNKDASWIVHPQAVLRCIAYHSTQKILAIGGENGKLHLLHPYANDREIKELDLKTEISQVRTLAFNQDGNILAVGCIDNNLNGESEHKIKLWSFSKNNWIDTLEGHEHSIRSLAFCPQSHNPKLLVSGGDGRTVLFWYQEDTRWELSNRKLEGYANRIWSVALSRDGKTFACGGEDHKIHLWNYHERTHIPLQTLDQHKNWVWSVAFSPNADILASGCEDNKIYLWGLKEGKWQLIRELLGNSEINGHYKRVRCVVFHPTAEMLATAGNDNRVILWDLSDVKEPKPSKEFSEHHDRVLSLAFSPNGRYLASSSRDTTICLVDLKKRQYDSTG
- a CDS encoding MFS transporter — translated: MKAFNTFNAELRRNLLILFTAGLLFWSSTAAFLPTLPLYIQDVGGSKQEIGIVMGGFAIGLLLFRPMLGKLADQRGRKLVLLIGLTVAAIAPFGYLVFTSIPILFFLRIFHGISIAAFSTGYSALVADLAPMAIRGEVISYMSLTGPIGLAIGPAIGGYLQETSGYARLFLFTATIAVIGLLCASQVINPPFNAQSQLERQNINFWQILTSSRVKVPAVVMLLVGTSIGAVHIFVSLFIKSTEVNFNGGWFFTVSAISSFIIRVLAGRASDRFGRGLFITFGIAAYTLACALLWQANSTNAFLISAIAEGCGGGTIFSMMATMMADRSLPQERGRIFAICLAGLDLGIAIAAPIFGYVSEFVGYRNMFGYSAALTFLALLIFLTLSNKNLTSSLRFAIGRGEDAFSLNNVDVS
- a CDS encoding Uma2 family endonuclease; this encodes MIASPNYISPEEYLQMEETSSIKHEYIDGYIYTMAGASDPHITVALNLATLLRNHVRGSGCRVYIADMKARIESLNRYYYPDVMVTGDSRDKETPVYKRFPCLIVEVLSDLTEAFDRGDKFADYQAIESLKEYILINTKRQRIECFRLNDDGFWVLQTYTFQDKTFQLKSINFEATMAELYEDVVFA
- a CDS encoding glycosyltransferase family 2 protein, encoding MRSGLIPERMSEENQAISANVPAVSVVVPVRDEVESLPHLIEAIASTLSDSQISYEIICVDDGSTDGSAEFLKQQAQIRSDLKAVILRRNYGQTAAMSAGFNYAVGKAVVTLDADLQNDPADIPMLLAKLDEGYDLVSGWRQKRQDGAVNRLLPSKIANWLIRRTTSVYIHDYGCSLKAYRSELVADMNLYGELHRFLPALAYIEGARITEMPVRHHARRFGRSKYGISRTFRVLMDLLTILFMKKFLTRPMHVFGLLGLSSMVLGVGIGMYLTFLKLAMGEMIGNRPLLILAVLLLVTGVQLFCFGLLAELLMRTYHESQGRPIYRVREVVENKNNPT
- a CDS encoding C40 family peptidase → MLSNSESQILNFTASEYQCLANLNLYDSPECTRLATQAAVGRHLQVTSNHQGQAVEVYLCEDDYPGWVALADLGLLQPATVQYQATTWAETEIKKLLPQVIAFTQKAMEQSNEYLWGGTVGPNYDCSGLMQAAFVSVGIWLPRDAYQQEAFVQPVKLTELEPGDLIFFGTPEKATHVGLYLGDGAYIHSSGKAQGRNGIGIDILSEQGDAVSRSYYQQLRGAGRVVQSYEPQRR
- a CDS encoding serine hydrolase, with protein sequence MVFFRKDEQLENLGNGILEATWATFPTLAQNQIALTWIVYDPPAPVNTGGALTPDAFWNHPVRGFTYRGVERIYPASVVKLFYLVAVNEWLEKGMIQTSKELERALGDMIIDSSNDATSLVVDILTGTTSGPELPPGPFETWKQQRHIVNRYYQSLGWEEMETINVCQKTWGDGPYGRERAFYGEMFDNRNMLTTHAIARLLHSIVGGVAVSSGRSQAMMNLLKRSTNPEDLPKDVEEDQITGFIGGGLPQNSQIWSKAGWTSQVRHDAAYIEIPEQRPYLLVVFTEGKANAKSREILPFVSKLIAEAISNL
- a CDS encoding ABC transporter substrate-binding protein → MPRITTALALSVATIAIGFLMAACDNANNSTTTTSPSANSTTTSSTDGLKIGTLLPTTGDLASIGQQMVGSVPLLVDTVNACGGVNGKNVSLVQVDDQTDPKAGAAGMTKLATLDKVAGVVGSFASSVSTAAVSVAVPNKVMLISPGSTSPVFTEKAKKGEFKGFWARTAPPDTYQALALAQLANKKGFKRVSTVVINNDYGVGFEKAFVETFEKLGGTVVNKNNPVRYDPKAQTFDTEAAAAFAGKPDAVVAVLYAETGSLLLKAAYQQGLMKGVQVLLTDGVKSPTFPEQVGKGSDSKFILTGALGTVPGSDGKALEAFNKLWKEKKGGSPGEYAPQAWDAAALLVLAAQAAKDNTGVGISSKIREVAAGSGTEVTDVCEGLKLLKEGKTINYQGASGNVDVDENGDVLGVYDVWTVGDDGKISVIDKVTPK
- the crtB gene encoding 15-cis-phytoene synthase CrtB, whose product is MLQLPDSPPRMKTLVSVDESYKLCRQLTAKYAKTFYLGTLLMSPAKRQAVWAIYAWCRRTDELVDGPASAITTPETLDLWEQQLESIFAGHPQENYDVALVDSLQKFPLDIQPFRDMIAGQRMDLYRSRYETFEELYLYCYRVAGTVGLMSTAIMGVDTEANTAPWNQKKPQYIPTEEAIALGIANQLTNILRDVGEDTRRGRIYIPLEDLARFNYTELEFFQGVVDDRWRALMQFQIDRARQFYTKAEEGISHLSPDARWPVWAASMLYGQILDAIERNDYDVFSQRAYVPQLKKFRTLPLAWMRSQVL